The DNA sequence TGATAAAGTTCAGAAAAATATTCGTTTGGGAAACTCTTATTTAGTAAACTATACTAGAAAAACGAAGATAGAGACAAATTTAACCTTAGAAGAAATTTTTTATCATTCAAATGCAAAGTATAAAGTTTTTTATAAAGATTTTTTTGTATTTTTTTCTCCTGAAACTTTTGTTAAGATCATTAACGGTAAAATTTTAACCTATCCCATGAAAGGCACCATTGATGCCTCTATTGAAAATGCTGCGGAAATACTGAAGAATGATAAAAAAGAAAAAGCAGAACATTACACTGTAGTAGATCTGCTTCGGAATGATCTGAGCATAGTAGCTGATGATGTAAAGGTGGACCAGTTCCAGCATATTGATTTCATCAAAACCCAACAAAAGGATCTGTATGCAATGAGTTCTGAGATTTCAGGAATGATAAAACCTGAATTTGATGGAAAAGTAGGAAGCATCATGCAGAAGCTTCTTCCCGCAGGCTCTATTTTAGGAGCTCCCAAACCTAAAACACTGGAAATAATTCTGGATGCAGAAGGGTATGAAAGAGGCTATTACACGGGCGTTTGCGGCTGGTTTGACGGCCAGAATGTTGACAGCTGTGTGATGATCCGTTTTATAGAGAAAGAAGGAAATCAACTTTATTTCAAAAGTGGAGGCGGTATAACGCATATGAGTAAGTTAGAAGACGAATATCAGGAAATGAAAAATAAAATCTATGTCCCAATTCATTGAAAGCATTAAAGTAGAAGATCAGGAGATTTTTCTATTGGATCTACACCAGAAACGTGTCAATCAAACATTTTCCCATTTCGGGAAAGAAGACTCTATTGATCTGGCCAAGATCTACAAAAATCTACAGCATGATGAAGATGGTCTTTTCAAATTAAGAATTTCTTATGATCTCGACAAAAGAGTCAGAACACAGATGATTCCTTATGCGATTCCTGAAATTCAGGATTTCAAGCTGGTAGAAAATAACAGTTTTGATTATTCATTCAAGTTTGAAGACCGTAAGGAGTTGGATAAAATGAAGATGAAATCTAAAACAGAAGAGATTATCATTGTCAAAAATAATCACATCACCGACACCTCTTTTTCCAACCTTTTATTTTTAAAAGGGAAAGACTGGTTTACTCCCACTACCTATCTTCTGAACGGAGTACAGAGACAGCATCTTTTAAAGCACAAAAAGATCAAAGAAACGGAGATCACTTTACAAAATATAAAGCAGTTCACCCATTTCCAGATCATTAATGCATTGAATGATTTTGATGATATGTTCATCTATCCTATCGACAGAATTATCAATCTGCCGGGGAATGAAGAGTATCTTGATCTTTAAGATTATTTCATAAACTCAAAGTATGACTTCAGCACATCTGCGCTATTCTTCCCGTGAGTATTTACTTCCAGGATTTTTGGTTGTGCATCAGGTTTGAAGAAATTCTCCAGAACTCTGTCAAGCGTAATTTCATCTTCTACCTTTACGTAGGAGAACCCAAAGTGCTTGGCAAGAGATTCTGCATTCTTACGGTGTTTTGTGGCAATAAACTCGTCTAATGTATTCGGGTTGGCATTTCCAGGCCCCGGAA is a window from the Chryseobacterium indologenes genome containing:
- a CDS encoding aminodeoxychorismate synthase component I, encoding MFSVNHQKFMEMDELSLQKVPYFFVIDFLSESVEIYQEHEIDKSGLIIDFQEFSNTKEIQALDKKVVWKSFPETLESFKIGFDKVQKNIRLGNSYLVNYTRKTKIETNLTLEEIFYHSNAKYKVFYKDFFVFFSPETFVKIINGKILTYPMKGTIDASIENAAEILKNDKKEKAEHYTVVDLLRNDLSIVADDVKVDQFQHIDFIKTQQKDLYAMSSEISGMIKPEFDGKVGSIMQKLLPAGSILGAPKPKTLEIILDAEGYERGYYTGVCGWFDGQNVDSCVMIRFIEKEGNQLYFKSGGGITHMSKLEDEYQEMKNKIYVPIH
- a CDS encoding aminotransferase class IV; the encoded protein is MSQFIESIKVEDQEIFLLDLHQKRVNQTFSHFGKEDSIDLAKIYKNLQHDEDGLFKLRISYDLDKRVRTQMIPYAIPEIQDFKLVENNSFDYSFKFEDRKELDKMKMKSKTEEIIIVKNNHITDTSFSNLLFLKGKDWFTPTTYLLNGVQRQHLLKHKKIKETEITLQNIKQFTHFQIINALNDFDDMFIYPIDRIINLPGNEEYLDL